The following proteins are co-located in the Paenibacillus sp. JNUCC32 genome:
- a CDS encoding heavy metal translocating P-type ATPase, protein MSTDNHQQSKTSPEAGGSKLVEYKVQGLSCPNCTREMQEEIQKLDHGGDARLSYNSGKLTLSSQVNLNRVETILKSDGARIVYAPQTAHSAAGADVRPASSPHAHGPSDEHDHGQSHGHEHSHGSERKMKWLLSISAAFYLLTFLLEGKAAESVVIALYAGAMILSGYTTFLRGLRNLTRFKFNMDTLMTVALVGAVIIGEWREATLVAILFGLNELLEGYGMNRARQSMEALLAAAPKEAELWVDGQTKRVPIESLSPGDVVRVRPGEKIPSDGAITQGTGAVNEAAITGESVPVTKREGDAVFGGSVSTDGVLYIAISKAYQDSSLAKIMHLVQEAQDSKTPTELFIDKFAKYYTPAIMIIALAVALIPPLLLNQPWMTWVYQGLSILIVGCPCSLVLSSPIALVSGMTRAARNGILIKGGVHLEQLGRLEAVAFDKTGTLTKGEPAVYAETVYDEDKFYAVVGALEQSSLHPLAKAVMKHLEIKQPQCMFNEPRQITVLPGEGIRAEIGGKLFWVGSEEVLKHVNGPQDHIRAVEDDIRRMKAQGYTIVAAVSEERVLGQFGLADEIRPETAAVVRKLHEAGIADTVMLTGDHEQSAQAIAKQSGVSRVFASLLPEQKVAKIKELSSRKKTGMVGDGINDAPALAAADLGIAMGKGTDSAIETADIVLMQDHLGKLPGAIKTARRVNRIIKWNIGLSLSLKAIALLLTIPGWLTLWIAIISDMGATIIVTLLGLTILFGKDQELQSGH, encoded by the coding sequence ATGAGCACGGACAACCATCAGCAATCCAAAACATCTCCTGAAGCAGGTGGCAGCAAACTTGTTGAATACAAGGTCCAGGGCCTCTCGTGCCCGAACTGCACCCGTGAAATGCAGGAGGAGATCCAGAAGCTCGACCATGGAGGCGACGCCCGGCTGAGTTATAACAGCGGAAAGCTGACCCTTTCCTCCCAGGTGAACCTAAACCGGGTAGAAACCATTTTGAAAAGTGATGGAGCCCGAATCGTTTACGCTCCCCAAACAGCCCATTCGGCTGCCGGCGCTGATGTTCGGCCCGCCTCTTCGCCGCACGCTCATGGTCCGTCAGATGAACACGACCACGGACAAAGCCATGGACATGAACACAGCCATGGCAGCGAACGAAAAATGAAGTGGCTGCTATCCATCTCGGCTGCGTTTTATCTGCTGACTTTTCTATTAGAAGGGAAAGCCGCCGAGTCGGTTGTGATCGCATTATATGCTGGTGCCATGATATTGAGCGGGTATACGACGTTTTTGCGCGGACTGCGTAACCTGACCCGCTTCAAATTCAATATGGATACCCTGATGACCGTTGCGCTCGTAGGTGCCGTCATCATCGGGGAGTGGCGGGAAGCCACGCTCGTTGCCATTCTGTTCGGCCTCAATGAGCTGCTGGAAGGCTACGGCATGAACCGTGCCCGCCAATCCATGGAAGCGCTGCTGGCCGCAGCGCCGAAGGAAGCCGAGCTTTGGGTAGACGGCCAAACCAAACGCGTGCCGATCGAGAGCCTCTCTCCCGGAGACGTTGTCCGGGTAAGACCTGGCGAGAAAATTCCTTCGGACGGAGCCATAACCCAGGGAACCGGCGCGGTGAACGAAGCTGCCATAACCGGAGAATCGGTGCCTGTTACGAAACGGGAGGGCGACGCCGTATTTGGCGGCAGCGTAAGTACCGACGGCGTGCTCTATATCGCCATATCGAAGGCTTATCAGGATTCCTCCCTGGCCAAGATCATGCATCTTGTGCAGGAGGCGCAGGACAGCAAGACGCCGACGGAACTATTCATCGATAAATTTGCTAAATACTATACGCCAGCCATTATGATCATCGCATTGGCTGTTGCGCTGATTCCTCCGTTGCTGCTGAATCAGCCCTGGATGACCTGGGTCTACCAGGGGCTGTCCATTCTCATTGTCGGGTGCCCTTGCTCGCTCGTGCTCTCTTCCCCGATAGCGCTGGTTAGCGGGATGACCCGCGCGGCACGCAACGGCATTCTAATTAAAGGCGGAGTCCATCTGGAGCAGCTCGGACGCCTGGAAGCCGTCGCTTTCGACAAGACGGGAACCCTGACCAAGGGCGAGCCGGCCGTCTACGCGGAAACCGTATATGATGAAGATAAATTTTATGCCGTGGTAGGCGCGCTGGAGCAGTCCTCTCTCCATCCGTTGGCCAAAGCCGTCATGAAACATCTGGAGATCAAGCAGCCGCAATGCATGTTTAATGAACCTCGACAGATAACGGTGCTGCCGGGTGAAGGCATTCGGGCTGAAATCGGAGGGAAGCTGTTCTGGGTGGGCAGCGAGGAAGTGCTGAAGCATGTGAACGGCCCTCAAGATCATATCCGTGCCGTTGAGGATGATATTCGGAGAATGAAGGCCCAGGGGTACACGATCGTTGCCGCCGTAAGCGAGGAGCGCGTATTAGGTCAATTCGGTCTTGCCGATGAGATTAGGCCGGAGACCGCAGCCGTTGTCCGCAAGCTTCACGAGGCTGGAATCGCGGATACGGTGATGCTGACGGGCGACCATGAGCAGTCGGCGCAGGCGATCGCGAAACAATCCGGCGTATCGCGGGTGTTCGCAAGCCTGCTGCCGGAACAGAAGGTCGCCAAAATCAAGGAGCTTAGCTCCCGCAAAAAGACCGGCATGGTCGGCGATGGCATTAACGACGCCCCTGCATTGGCCGCTGCCGATCTGGGCATCGCAATGGGAAAAGGAACGGACAGCGCCATCGAAACCGCCGACATCGTATTGATGCAGGATCACCTTGGTAAGCTGCCCGGGGCCATCAAGACGGCAAGACGAGTCAACCGGATTATTAAATGGAACATCGGACTTTCCTTGTCGCTGAAGGCCATCGCTCTGCTGCTAACGATTCCGGGCTGGCTGACCCTATGGATCGCGATCATATCGGACATGGGGGCCACCATTATCGTTACCCTGCTGGGTCTCACCATTCTGTTTGGCAAGGATCAGGAACTGCAATCAGGACATTGA
- a CDS encoding copper amine oxidase N-terminal domain-containing protein has translation MKSVQIIKLAGTASIALSLMLTSSSLVTIPAHAAAASTSQSKAAWSTLDVKHKPYTNKGVVFIPLKEVSEQLQLQLTIPGKNELYINSPTQSVRVIIGNSRAVNAKGTALKLEAAPVVKKGVTYVPASLITKGFGIQLKYDSKSGLRTTFDSWSQYAYASKANMLFWVNRETGMLSLGKAGTTPTKVGILPIEDIDQVGLNAHRINSNTYVVDLSNYYGEPHIHEGRYRVLIQDMKILKLSKTNHTNFAGINYRPDQLSYKGKVAMMNGSTLELVHPMGKTVKTYDLAALTGVDDHFIVEAIEQDFLLVRPYTKATLYIVEPTGKSAELIYPDLLDEESIKAIEEMPPNEVGFIGDGLTYDGYAGGKLKLQYENPFLDIKKKLTYALPF, from the coding sequence ATGAAATCCGTACAGATCATCAAACTAGCAGGTACCGCATCCATAGCATTGTCTTTAATGCTTACATCCTCATCGCTCGTAACCATTCCTGCCCATGCGGCAGCGGCCTCCACATCGCAGAGCAAGGCAGCCTGGAGCACGCTCGATGTGAAGCATAAACCTTATACGAATAAAGGCGTCGTGTTCATTCCGCTGAAGGAAGTTTCCGAACAGCTGCAGCTGCAGCTGACGATCCCTGGAAAGAACGAGCTGTACATTAACAGCCCGACCCAGTCTGTTCGTGTGATTATTGGAAATTCGCGCGCCGTCAATGCCAAGGGTACCGCTCTGAAGCTTGAGGCGGCTCCGGTTGTGAAGAAAGGCGTGACTTATGTTCCCGCCAGCCTGATTACCAAAGGCTTCGGCATTCAGTTGAAGTACGACAGCAAATCCGGACTTCGAACCACCTTTGATTCCTGGTCCCAATATGCTTATGCCTCCAAGGCCAATATGCTGTTCTGGGTAAATCGCGAGACCGGTATGCTGTCCTTGGGGAAAGCCGGAACGACGCCAACGAAAGTCGGCATTCTCCCGATCGAGGATATCGATCAAGTGGGCTTGAACGCACATCGCATCAACAGCAATACCTATGTCGTCGACTTGTCCAATTATTACGGGGAACCCCATATCCATGAAGGAAGATATCGGGTGCTCATTCAGGACATGAAAATTCTGAAGCTTTCCAAAACGAATCACACCAATTTTGCCGGGATCAACTACCGTCCGGACCAACTCAGCTACAAAGGCAAAGTTGCCATGATGAATGGCAGTACGCTAGAGCTGGTTCATCCGATGGGCAAAACGGTAAAAACCTACGATCTGGCCGCCCTCACCGGTGTTGACGATCATTTTATTGTGGAAGCAATCGAACAGGACTTCCTGCTCGTCCGTCCTTATACGAAGGCAACCCTGTATATTGTTGAACCGACAGGCAAGTCCGCAGAACTTATCTATCCCGATCTTTTGGACGAGGAGAGCATCAAGGCTATTGAGGAGATGCCGCCAAACGAAGTGGGTTTCATCGGAGACGGCCTTACGTATGACGGATATGCCGGCGGCAAGCTGAAGCTTCAATACGAAAATCCGTTTCTTGATATAAAGAAAAAGCTGACCTACGCCCTTCCATTCTAA
- a CDS encoding YwhD family protein, whose amino-acid sequence MENEDQKQGAKKPIALNIINSKSKHKGFGSGSIDLNSLSPVIIDNGEARVDIGAMHAKSKVEKGIRFSMNRDEVPNGRQVWIVWVAVDRTAEGQHYAGMTACEMWIDHEARRGWKILADHVNKMDAAMKRKIILDGLGDVEKKALRELLISRNEEWWNASPEEFREALQTAE is encoded by the coding sequence GTGGAGAACGAAGATCAGAAGCAGGGTGCGAAGAAACCCATTGCGTTGAATATTATCAATAGCAAGAGTAAGCATAAGGGGTTTGGATCCGGCTCCATCGATCTGAACAGTTTGTCGCCTGTCATCATCGACAATGGCGAGGCGCGAGTGGATATTGGAGCCATGCATGCAAAGAGCAAGGTGGAGAAGGGCATCCGTTTCAGCATGAACCGGGATGAAGTGCCCAACGGACGCCAGGTGTGGATCGTGTGGGTAGCTGTAGACCGTACCGCGGAAGGACAGCATTATGCAGGCATGACCGCGTGCGAAATGTGGATCGACCATGAAGCCCGGCGCGGCTGGAAAATCCTCGCCGACCATGTGAATAAAATGGATGCGGCGATGAAGCGCAAGATTATTCTGGATGGGCTTGGCGACGTGGAGAAGAAAGCGCTGCGCGAACTGCTGATCTCCCGTAACGAGGAATGGTGGAATGCCTCGCCGGAGGAGTTTAGAGAAGCTCTTCAAACAGCGGAATGA
- a CDS encoding M1 family metallopeptidase: MVPPRAKVFLSSLLALGLLAGSMPIFLNPGSSASVLAPNAGKPSASAVEKAPLSPPKVQPDTPAPALSDRLVEYHMDVRYEPEENKLKGKQTLTWTHPGKKSVNELYFHLYPNAFASDETTFMKESGGRLRSDPMPDDGYGSMTITNVKTTEGLALTHRLQFVQPDDGNIKDHSLVKLRLPKPIKGGESITIHMEFEVELPKIFARMGTTENFIMAGQWFPKVSVYEPAGLRGRAEEGWNLHQYHGNSEFYSNFGIYSVRIRVPENYIVAATGFPTKPAQKSNGEKIYQFYADDVHDFAWSASPNFVTAEEAFSAPGVPGVRIKLYLDPAHKDLKDRYFDAAKSALASFGKWYGTYPYSTLSIVVPPESGNGAGGMEYPTLVTAFGAKNDSPGYELERTVIHEIAHQYFYGMIASNEFEEAWLDEAFATYAEERVMEKEYGITSNTAAQGASITSPAPLKMESWKYSSHENYALNVYTRGKLVLQGIERQVGPQMMGKIMHTYAQKYRFKHPTTSDFQKVVEQVSKTSWQSYFDQYVYGSQMADVAIDVIKTKNKGTSDHPRYESTVKITSKDGDITDVPIVFAFEDGKTVERTWSGKDGKVTYTLEYSTPLAWAMVDPKYSIVLENRHINNYMKAGMDPKVVTRWNLSITKLVETLFGSLSW, translated from the coding sequence ATGGTCCCACCACGTGCCAAAGTCTTTCTATCATCCCTGCTTGCCCTTGGTTTGCTTGCAGGATCGATGCCGATATTTCTGAATCCAGGGTCCTCAGCGTCTGTCCTTGCCCCAAATGCGGGCAAGCCCTCTGCCTCTGCCGTGGAGAAGGCCCCGCTCTCACCGCCTAAGGTGCAGCCTGATACTCCCGCTCCGGCCCTAAGCGACCGGCTGGTGGAATATCACATGGATGTTCGGTACGAGCCTGAGGAGAACAAGCTTAAGGGAAAGCAGACACTCACTTGGACTCACCCAGGCAAAAAAAGCGTAAACGAGCTGTACTTTCATCTGTATCCCAATGCCTTTGCTTCCGATGAAACGACCTTTATGAAGGAATCGGGCGGCAGGCTTCGTTCCGACCCCATGCCGGACGACGGGTACGGCTCCATGACCATTACCAATGTGAAAACGACGGAAGGACTGGCCCTTACCCATCGCCTTCAATTCGTCCAACCCGATGACGGGAACATCAAGGATCACAGCCTTGTCAAACTAAGATTGCCCAAACCCATCAAGGGCGGGGAGAGCATCACCATTCACATGGAATTTGAAGTCGAGCTTCCCAAAATATTCGCGCGCATGGGTACCACCGAGAATTTTATTATGGCTGGCCAATGGTTTCCTAAAGTATCGGTCTATGAACCGGCCGGACTTCGCGGAAGAGCCGAGGAAGGATGGAATCTTCATCAATACCACGGCAACTCCGAGTTCTACTCCAACTTCGGCATTTACAGCGTTCGCATCCGGGTGCCCGAGAATTACATTGTCGCCGCGACCGGATTCCCGACCAAGCCTGCCCAAAAGTCGAACGGGGAAAAAATTTATCAATTCTATGCCGATGATGTGCATGATTTTGCCTGGTCGGCCTCGCCCAACTTTGTCACGGCCGAGGAGGCCTTCTCGGCACCGGGCGTGCCGGGCGTCCGCATCAAGCTGTATCTCGATCCGGCCCATAAAGACCTGAAGGACCGTTACTTTGATGCCGCCAAGTCGGCACTGGCTTCGTTTGGTAAATGGTACGGAACCTATCCTTATTCCACGTTGTCCATCGTCGTCCCGCCGGAGTCGGGCAACGGTGCAGGCGGCATGGAATACCCGACGCTGGTCACGGCCTTCGGGGCCAAGAACGATTCGCCGGGTTATGAGCTCGAACGGACCGTAATTCACGAGATCGCCCACCAATATTTTTACGGAATGATCGCAAGCAACGAATTTGAGGAAGCGTGGCTGGACGAGGCCTTTGCAACCTATGCAGAAGAAAGAGTGATGGAGAAAGAATACGGCATTACCTCCAACACCGCTGCTCAAGGAGCATCGATTACCTCCCCTGCCCCGCTGAAGATGGAGTCCTGGAAATACAGCTCACACGAGAACTACGCGCTGAATGTTTACACGAGAGGCAAGCTGGTGCTGCAAGGCATTGAACGGCAGGTCGGTCCACAGATGATGGGGAAAATCATGCATACCTATGCCCAGAAATACCGTTTCAAGCACCCAACCACGTCTGATTTTCAGAAAGTCGTCGAGCAAGTAAGCAAAACCTCCTGGCAATCGTATTTTGACCAATATGTATATGGAAGCCAAATGGCCGACGTCGCCATCGATGTGATCAAAACCAAAAATAAAGGCACGTCAGACCATCCGCGGTATGAATCCACGGTCAAGATTACGAGCAAGGACGGAGATATAACCGATGTGCCTATCGTGTTCGCCTTTGAAGACGGCAAAACGGTGGAGCGAACCTGGAGCGGCAAGGACGGAAAAGTTACGTACACCCTGGAGTACAGCACCCCGCTCGCCTGGGCCATGGTTGATCCGAAATACTCCATCGTTCTGGAGAATAGACACATCAATAACTATATGAAGGCAGGAATGGATCCGAAGGTGGTCACACGCTGGAATCTCAGTATTACCAAGCTTGTGGAGACGTTGTTCGGCA